Part of the Oncorhynchus kisutch isolate 150728-3 linkage group LG2, Okis_V2, whole genome shotgun sequence genome, TGCACAAAGGTGCTTCTTCATAGATTGTGTAGTAGGCCTACCATTACATAGATCAATTATGTTTTCTGTCAATGGGGTATATGATAGGAGTCAGATTAGATGTGCTCGTGGGAAAATGCAAGCAGGAATTATCATCACGGTCTATGCATGTTTACAATGAGACGTTGCAGTTCTGACATAGGCATACTATAGGCCTTCCATAATACACGGATTTGATCCTAAATCACTCACCTTTTCACTCTGATGATCTGGTCCCTCATGGGTTTGATGTCTTGGAAGCTCTGCTGGTTGACAAGACTGTAGACCAGTATGAAGCCTTGGCCATTTTTTATGTAAAGGTCCCGCATGGATGCGAACTGTTCGGTACCAGCAGTGTCAAGAATCTCCAGAACAGAGGGTGAGGAATCCACCTCGATTTCTTTGCGGTAAAAATCTTCAATGGTCGGGTCGTACTTCTCAATAAACGTCCCGGTCACAAACTGAACAGTGAGGGCGGATTTCCCGACCCCACCGCTGCCGAGGACCACCACTTTGTACTCGCGCATTGCTCCCTTGTTATTTGATGATTTCAAGAGATTGTCGAAAGCTATCACTCTCCGCGCGACATAGAATAAAATATATCCGTGCAAATGGCATTCATTCGTGTCCCATTTTGAACGGATATAAAAAATACAGCCTTGCTTACCACCGCTCAGCAATGGCAAATAAAAAGCTGAGCACAAAGACTCGCTGCCCGAAGATGGATTTCATCGTAGAAATTCCCACAGGCACACCAGACATTGATTACTAGGCTATGCGCATCGAAACGACTGCAATTTTTTTTTATGTGCATTAAAAGGTATCAAAACGCTGGACAATGTGAAACGTGTGGTTTTTCATATGCTTAGCTCACCATTCTATGCATCACAAAAAAACTAAACTTGCTCCAGCGAAGACATTGGAGAAAAGGACGGTTCCTGATGGATTCTGCAAGACTTGCGCGTTTTATCTCAATAAAtgttgataaataaataaatacacatttaaGAGTTAAGCCTATTAATATAAGTTTCCTTGCTTTTTCACCATCTCTTTCATCTCCCCGTTCCTTATGCGTTCACGAATACAATCCTGACCGCCATACTCTCGGGTGGAGACCCACCGCCGCCGTGTAATCAACCGGTCCCCTCTCGGCTTCCGTACCAACGAAAATGAGATGGGTCTTTCCCACCAGACAGATGTGCAAGGAGTCCAATGGCTACCAATATTTGCTGTTAACCTCACTCATGACTATCTGAATGCCATACGGAAACAGCCAGTAAAATAAAGGGTTGGATTTCCGTTCATGTGCAAAATTTCCCATCATTCGGTAACCGAAGTGACATCCTCTGAGCGCTCACCCAATCACAGAAGCAGCTTGAGGATGTGTATCCAAGAGGAGGAAAGAGCGCGCAGATGCTGTTGCTATGGTAACGCTGCCAGCAGTGTAGCAGCATCACTTGCATAAGGAGAGTATAAAAGCAGATTATAAACTAGCCTGGTTGCCTTCTCTGGTTAGCTATTAGATTCCACGCCTCTTTGGCAAATGATAAGAATGGCAAGGAGTGGTAAATTAGTtgaagactggtacccagactactTATAAACTGTCATTTAAACAAACAGCAACACAATGCGCGATCAGAGGAACCTCTTCTAGCAAAATAACTTATTGGACTAGACTGTATAGGCCTATACATAACTAGACACAACGATGTGTATGAGTCAATGTCTTTGCAATATCTGCTTGTGTTATCAAATGCAGATGTGCATAAACAGACTATTCAATAAAAATTGAATATATTcaaaaattgaatattttttttgcaaCAATTTACCATATTCATAACAAAATTTCCAATAATTCATGATATTTCCAGAGAATGGGATATGACTAAAACTAACACGTGCATTGCATTCCTGAGATGGTGCATTTTTATTATGTAGGCCTTTGAAATCATGTCCTCTGCATATATGAAGACACCAAATAAAATGGCTTATTATTTCCTATG contains:
- the LOC109867089 gene encoding ras-related protein Rap-2a; protein product: MREYKVVVLGSGGVGKSALTVQFVTGTFIEKYDPTIEDFYRKEIEVDSSPSVLEILDTAGTEQFASMRDLYIKNGQGFILVYSLVNQQSFQDIKPMRDQIIRVKRYEKVPVILVGNKVDLESEREVSASEGQALAEEWGCPFMETSAKSKTMVDELFAEIVRQMDYAAQPDKDDPCCSSCNIQ